ACCAGGGCTTCAGGAATTTTATGGTCGCCCAACGAGGCTTTTATGGCATCCCCAGCCCCCCTTCCCTTAAAGCCTATCGCGAAAAAATTTAGAGGACCTACATTGATGAGATCTTCTTTAGGAGTATGCTCCGAAAGCTCGGGGAATCCATCCCTTATGACCAAAACCACGGGCGTTCTTGTGATCCCATATAACTCCTTCATATCTAATTTATTGCTTCCAGCTAGGTACAGTTCCTCCAGGAATATGCACCTTATCTGCTTATAATACGGAGATGAAGTGATCGATCCGGCCACTCTCTCGGTCGCATCATCTCCATTCCATTCAGCTTCACCCTTAATTATACCTTCTATGAGGGACGATCCCCTGGAAACTACACCTATGAAGGCTTTCCTCTCCAGGCGTATGCGTCTATCCCCTGGGCTGATCCCGATGAATCTAACATGACCCTTCAGATGGTTCAAGCCTCCTTAATATCTCCTTCGCCATTTTTGCGAAGCCTTCGTCGGGGAGATCTCCGGTCTCGGTTAGTATATGGATCATCTCCCTGAATCCCATATGGCCCATGATTAGGGAGTAAACTATTAGGCTCTCCATGGCGTCGGCCACCTTCCCCCTCGGGGTCCTCTTAGGGAGTAGATCCCTCAACCCCGACTCCTTAGCGGCTTGGGCTAGGATCCTGTCGCTGACCCTCACCCCCTTAGGTACGCCGTGGATCATGGTCAAGGCCATGGAGTATAGAAAATTAACATATGAATCTCCTAGTTTAGCCAGGTCTTTATCCAGAAGGATCGAGTTTAGATCTTTTATGCTGGGGTCACGCCTCAAGAACATTCTACCTTTGTCCATGCCTCTTCGAAGCTGGCTGTAAAATCCTCCAGCTTATCTTTGATCTTGTCCAGTGCTCTGATGAAGGCCCCCCTCGGATTCTTACCTTTACGAGCTCTTACATATAGTATGGCGGAGTTGAGTAATGGATGCGGGACATCATAGCCTGCTATCTCTACGTCGGGATCCCTCAGCAGTTCTTTCTGGAGTAATATACAAAGGGTATGCCCCTCCCCTTTCAATTCGAGTTTCAACTCGGTCTTATTCTCTTTTAATACTGTTATCTCCAACCACCCCAACCTCCCCCAGAAACTTTTTTCCCATAGTATTCATCTGAGATTTTTCTAACCTCCTTATTGCCGCAAGCTGGACATATTAGGGTCCTGCCCGCAGGGGTTAATTCTTCGCCGCACCTTGAGCAGAATGCCCTGATAACTCCGAGTTCCCTACCTACCGTGGTCAGCTGCGGTATCCTGTTTTTAACGTTTATAACCTTGGCCTTTATGAAATCGCCCCTCTTGCAGATGTCTCCCATCAGCCTCTCGTATCTAGGGCTTGAATTTGCTATGTGCAGGACCGCGCTGAAGGGCAGATGTAAGATTCTATCGTTAATCGTGTAGATCTCTATTATCGCTAATTTATCCTGGACGTTCACGACCAATCCTGAAACTACGTCTCCTTCTTTAGGGATCGCTGGAGCTTTAGTGTAGGGTTTCACCTTCGCGGTCTTCTCCATGGGATCTATCTCCGCACATCCTACGGTGGTGGAGAATATGGCGCCGTTATCCTCGTAAGTTCCCGATCCAGGTATGAATTCCTCGATTACTCCTAGTTTCTCTCCTGGTATGATGAACTTGTTTTGAA
This region of Candidatus Bathyarchaeota archaeon genomic DNA includes:
- a CDS encoding DUF99 family protein gives rise to the protein MNHLKGHVRFIGISPGDRRIRLERKAFIGVVSRGSSLIEGIIKGEAEWNGDDATERVAGSITSSPYYKQIRCIFLEELYLAGSNKLDMKELYGITRTPVVLVIRDGFPELSEHTPKEDLINVGPLNFFAIGFKGRGAGDAIKASLGDHKIPEALVVARKIATAYNNFMRRGTIK
- a CDS encoding DNA-directed RNA polymerase subunit L, whose product is MEITVLKENKTELKLELKGEGHTLCILLQKELLRDPDVEIAGYDVPHPLLNSAILYVRARKGKNPRGAFIRALDKIKDKLEDFTASFEEAWTKVECS
- a CDS encoding exosome complex RNA-binding protein Csl4 codes for the protein MENRKKLQNKFIIPGEKLGVIEEFIPGSGTYEDNGAIFSTTVGCAEIDPMEKTAKVKPYTKAPAIPKEGDVVSGLVVNVQDKLAIIEIYTINDRILHLPFSAVLHIANSSPRYERLMGDICKRGDFIKAKVINVKNRIPQLTTVGRELGVIRAFCSRCGEELTPAGRTLICPACGNKEVRKISDEYYGKKVSGGGWGGWR